In Myxococcus stipitatus, the following are encoded in one genomic region:
- a CDS encoding GNAT family N-acetyltransferase — MDIRPIEGKDREPLAALIRKIETFSPQEVEVAIELVGVALTPGNTDYAILVADRQGELVGYICYGPTPMTEDTYDLYWIASSPEVRGQGVGAALVSAMEGDLRRRNGRLIRVETSATEAYGPTRGFYASMKYGEEARIRDFYKVGDDLIILTKRL, encoded by the coding sequence ATGGACATCCGTCCCATCGAAGGAAAGGACCGGGAGCCCCTCGCCGCGCTGATTCGAAAGATCGAAACCTTCTCGCCGCAGGAGGTTGAGGTCGCCATCGAACTGGTGGGCGTCGCGCTGACGCCCGGCAACACCGACTACGCCATCCTCGTCGCGGACCGCCAAGGCGAGCTCGTGGGCTACATCTGCTACGGGCCCACGCCGATGACGGAGGACACCTACGACCTGTACTGGATTGCCTCCTCTCCGGAGGTCCGAGGCCAGGGCGTGGGCGCGGCGTTGGTGTCCGCCATGGAGGGGGATTTGCGCCGGAGGAATGGCCGGCTCATCCGAGTGGAGACCAGCGCCACGGAGGCCTACGGCCCCACGCGCGGCTTCTACGCGTCCATGAAGTACGGCGAGGAAGCGCGCATCCGCGACTTCTACAAGGTGGGGGACGACCTCATCATCCTCACCAAGCGGCTGTAG
- a CDS encoding D-alanine--D-alanine ligase, translating into MHIILLHNRDHELLQDDPGREAREDVVRVAAALSEALTRGDTVAEPLAVEGDRLDFVDTLRRRQPDLVVNLCESLAADSRGEMAVPCLLDALGMAYTGSSALSLGLALHKPKAKEVLSARGVSTPAFRVVERLEDALAVDLPWPLIVKPAREDASVGVTGDSVVYERSALVRACEAVLRNFHQPALVEQFIPGREIYVPLLGNQPRRALPLTEIHFGRSFEDRPNIVSYSAKWEEGSDEYRDTPAGPCQVDAALEARCVQVALEAFAALDCQDYGRVDLRVSPEGVPYVIDINPNCDLHPSAGFARAAAAAGMDYPALAARLVEVASERAHGHPSHRRKGPGAPRRADSKDRNLLAAGG; encoded by the coding sequence ATGCACATCATTCTGCTGCACAACCGCGACCACGAGCTCCTCCAGGATGACCCGGGACGGGAGGCCCGAGAGGACGTGGTGCGAGTCGCCGCCGCGCTCTCCGAGGCCCTCACCCGGGGCGACACCGTCGCCGAGCCACTCGCCGTCGAGGGAGACCGGCTGGACTTCGTGGACACGCTGCGCCGCCGGCAGCCGGACCTGGTCGTCAACCTCTGCGAGTCGCTCGCCGCCGACAGCCGGGGAGAGATGGCCGTCCCGTGCCTCCTGGACGCGCTGGGCATGGCGTACACCGGCTCGTCCGCCCTGTCGCTGGGGCTGGCGCTGCACAAGCCCAAGGCCAAGGAAGTGTTGAGCGCCCGAGGCGTGTCCACGCCCGCTTTCCGGGTGGTGGAGCGGCTCGAGGACGCCCTGGCCGTGGACCTGCCCTGGCCGCTCATCGTGAAGCCCGCGCGCGAGGACGCGAGCGTCGGCGTGACGGGCGACTCCGTCGTCTACGAGCGCTCCGCGCTGGTGCGCGCCTGCGAGGCGGTGCTGCGCAACTTCCACCAGCCCGCGCTGGTGGAGCAGTTCATTCCCGGCCGCGAAATCTACGTGCCGCTGTTGGGCAACCAGCCCCGACGCGCGCTGCCGTTGACGGAAATCCACTTCGGACGGTCCTTCGAGGACCGGCCGAACATCGTGTCGTACAGCGCCAAGTGGGAGGAGGGCTCCGACGAGTACCGGGATACGCCCGCCGGGCCGTGCCAGGTGGATGCGGCGCTGGAAGCTCGCTGTGTGCAGGTAGCGCTGGAAGCGTTCGCAGCGCTCGACTGTCAGGACTACGGCAGGGTCGACCTTCGGGTGTCTCCGGAGGGCGTGCCCTACGTCATCGATATCAACCCCAACTGCGACCTCCATCCCAGCGCCGGGTTCGCCAGGGCCGCCGCAGCCGCGGGCATGGACTATCCCGCCCTGGCCGCCCGGCTGGTGGAGGTCGCTTCCGAAAGAGCCCATGGACATCCGTCCCATCGAAGGAAAGGACCGGGAGCCCCTCGCCGCGCTGATTCGAAAGATCGAAACCTTCTCGCCGCAGGAGGTTGA
- a CDS encoding HD domain-containing protein, whose protein sequence is MRIRDPIHGTIPVSDSEKAVIDSRHYQRLRYVRQLGFGDLAFPGATHTRHIHSLGAMHVAARVFSAVASRSSLPEDVRERFSTAVRLAVLCHDLGHMPLSHASERIAPKRSLLRLPGWLDSVAEGEQATHEDFTAKILLDSQLTPIIEREFNGRGISPMAAVALITGAKPPKDPGFTWQGVDWTPLLRAIVSGELDADRMDYLLRDSFYTGVNYGRYDMDWIINNLNPAVKDGRAYLALSRAAAFAFEDFLLSRYHMFVSVYLHHTSVSFDHMLRRYYEESPGEFEIPADPEAFLLCDDSALWYTLRRSRNRWAQRIITRQGFKLLAQFTERDAGYDLEVLRGALVSSGFEHYVVESVNVLSKYTSGHGNSSGPSLFIIDASTGRLTEVARYTPLYQRYSGAVRLTRLYVRPDQSQAAHELMGQLLGQAGQS, encoded by the coding sequence ATGCGCATCCGCGACCCCATCCACGGCACCATTCCGGTCAGTGACTCGGAAAAGGCCGTCATCGACAGCCGCCACTACCAGCGGCTGCGGTACGTCCGTCAGCTCGGATTCGGGGACCTGGCCTTCCCCGGCGCCACGCACACCCGCCACATCCATTCCCTGGGCGCCATGCATGTCGCCGCGCGAGTGTTCAGCGCGGTGGCCTCCCGCTCCTCGCTCCCCGAGGACGTGCGGGAGCGCTTCAGCACGGCCGTGCGCCTGGCGGTGCTCTGTCACGATTTGGGACACATGCCGCTGTCGCACGCCTCGGAGCGCATCGCTCCCAAGCGCTCGCTGTTGCGGCTGCCCGGCTGGCTGGATTCGGTGGCGGAAGGGGAGCAGGCGACACACGAGGACTTCACCGCGAAAATCCTCCTGGACAGTCAGCTCACGCCCATCATCGAGCGCGAGTTCAACGGCCGGGGCATCTCCCCCATGGCCGCGGTCGCGCTGATTACGGGCGCGAAGCCGCCCAAGGACCCGGGCTTCACGTGGCAGGGCGTGGACTGGACGCCGCTGCTGCGCGCCATCGTCTCCGGAGAGCTGGACGCGGACCGCATGGACTACCTGCTGCGTGACTCCTTCTACACGGGCGTCAACTACGGCCGGTACGACATGGATTGGATCATCAACAACCTCAATCCCGCGGTGAAGGATGGCCGCGCGTACCTCGCGCTGAGCCGGGCGGCGGCGTTCGCGTTCGAGGACTTCCTGCTCAGCCGCTACCACATGTTCGTGTCGGTGTATCTGCACCACACGTCTGTGAGCTTCGACCACATGCTGCGGCGCTACTACGAGGAGTCGCCCGGCGAGTTCGAGATTCCCGCCGACCCGGAGGCGTTCCTGCTCTGTGACGATTCGGCGCTCTGGTACACGCTGCGCCGCTCACGCAACCGCTGGGCCCAGCGCATCATCACCCGACAGGGCTTCAAGCTGCTCGCGCAGTTCACCGAGCGGGACGCGGGCTACGATTTGGAAGTGCTGCGCGGCGCGTTGGTGTCCTCGGGCTTCGAGCACTACGTCGTCGAGTCCGTGAATGTGCTCAGCAAGTACACCTCGGGGCATGGGAACAGCAGCGGGCCCAGCCTGTTCATCATCGACGCGTCCACGGGTCGGTTGACGGAGGTGGCGCGATACACGCCGCTGTATCAGCGCTACAGTGGCGCGGTGCGCCTGACGCGACTGTATGTGCGGCCGGACCAGTCCCAGGCGGCACACGAGCTGATGGGCCAACTGCTGGGCCAGGCGGGGCAATCATGA
- a CDS encoding MBL fold metallo-hydrolase yields MSERLANLGLGLDFSHVPSEPRGSAVALLYRRVVAGVEVYWVKRGKALAFAGGFYAFPGGKLDAADAEVPVQGATGEEAALRSAAARELFEEAGVLVAEGAEALSQTRLDALRKSLLAGQLGWGAMLQDEGLSLRAEDFRSAGRWITPPAVPVRFDTHFYLVEMPPKARAELWPGELSEGAWIAPDAALARWTDGTALLHPPAVHALQVLGSFQDEADARARLSTPPYCPGYISQRIEFQRGVRTVALETATLPPATHTNAYVLGNGELLLVDPGSGDVKQYAKLLSLVAGLKSEGMKPVAVVLTHHHGDHVGGARAVKERLGIPLWCHARTAQALDFPAERLLEDGDVLELAGEVPQRWRVLHTPGHARGHICLVDERSRAAVVGDMVAGVGTIVIDPPEGNMRDYLTQLARLRDWPVTTMYPAHGQPLPDGPSKLQEYLNHRAQREALILEMVPPDGISLARVVELAYADTHPLMHPVAERSALATLEKLVSEGRVREESLQYFRVAT; encoded by the coding sequence ATGAGCGAGCGACTTGCGAATCTGGGTCTGGGTCTGGACTTCAGTCACGTGCCCAGCGAGCCCCGAGGCTCCGCGGTGGCGCTGTTGTACCGGCGCGTGGTCGCGGGCGTGGAGGTGTACTGGGTGAAGCGCGGCAAGGCGCTGGCCTTCGCGGGCGGCTTCTATGCGTTCCCCGGAGGCAAGCTGGACGCGGCGGACGCGGAGGTCCCCGTGCAGGGCGCCACGGGAGAGGAGGCCGCGCTGCGTTCGGCCGCCGCGCGTGAGCTCTTCGAGGAGGCGGGCGTGCTCGTCGCCGAGGGCGCGGAGGCGCTCTCCCAGACGAGGCTGGATGCCCTGCGCAAGTCGCTGCTCGCGGGGCAGCTCGGCTGGGGCGCGATGCTCCAGGACGAAGGGCTGTCGCTGAGGGCGGAGGACTTCCGGAGCGCGGGCCGGTGGATTACCCCGCCCGCGGTGCCGGTGCGCTTCGACACGCACTTCTACCTGGTGGAGATGCCGCCCAAGGCGCGCGCGGAGCTGTGGCCCGGAGAGCTGTCGGAGGGCGCGTGGATTGCGCCGGACGCGGCGCTGGCGCGGTGGACGGATGGCACCGCGCTCTTGCATCCGCCCGCGGTGCATGCGCTCCAGGTGCTCGGCTCCTTCCAGGATGAAGCGGATGCTCGGGCGCGGCTGTCCACGCCGCCCTACTGCCCCGGCTACATCTCGCAGCGCATCGAGTTCCAGCGGGGCGTGCGCACGGTGGCGCTGGAGACGGCCACGTTGCCGCCCGCGACGCATACCAACGCGTATGTGCTGGGCAACGGCGAGCTGTTGCTGGTGGACCCGGGCTCTGGTGACGTGAAGCAGTACGCCAAGCTGTTGTCGCTGGTGGCGGGGCTGAAGTCGGAGGGGATGAAGCCCGTTGCGGTGGTGTTGACGCACCACCATGGAGACCACGTGGGCGGCGCCCGCGCGGTGAAGGAGCGGCTGGGCATTCCCCTGTGGTGCCATGCGCGCACGGCGCAGGCGTTGGACTTCCCGGCGGAGCGGCTGCTCGAGGACGGCGACGTGCTGGAGCTGGCCGGAGAGGTGCCTCAGCGCTGGCGCGTGTTGCACACGCCCGGGCACGCGCGAGGCCACATCTGCCTGGTGGATGAGCGCAGCCGCGCGGCGGTGGTGGGCGACATGGTGGCGGGCGTGGGCACCATCGTCATCGACCCGCCCGAGGGCAACATGCGCGACTACCTGACTCAGCTCGCCCGCCTGCGCGACTGGCCCGTCACCACGATGTATCCCGCGCACGGCCAGCCGCTGCCCGATGGCCCCTCGAAGCTCCAGGAGTACTTGAACCACCGCGCCCAGCGAGAGGCGCTCATCCTGGAGATGGTTCCGCCCGACGGCATCTCCCTGGCGAGGGTGGTGGAGCTGGCGTACGCGGACACGCACCCGCTGATGCACCCGGTGGCCGAGCGCAGCGCGCTGGCCACGCTGGAGAAGCTGGTGTCCGAGGGCCGCGTGCGCGAGGAGTCGCTGCAGTACTTCCGCGTGGCGACGTGA
- a CDS encoding GlsB/YeaQ/YmgE family stress response membrane protein → MRLSRTLSIGFAVLLLSSTGFARAQVAPENEPAQSPAPELSPPPLVPAPQDVPYANPRSLEEAAASAGTGTDMAAQALSGQKPADGREATVPRVAVEFISGTTGGIAGGALGLLVGYLVGAPTVGCDECQVVSLVGGLTGVLIGVPAGTWVGGRLMDGQGTFLATAGGSLVGWGSALLGSFILGIDEDDKALSVLLLLMPIIGATTGYEMSHQANRVVTPPPASRADTGVRLLPVAGMTEHGARLGLMGRF, encoded by the coding sequence GTGAGGCTTTCGCGCACGCTCTCCATCGGGTTCGCCGTCCTGCTCCTGTCGAGCACGGGCTTTGCTCGTGCACAGGTCGCCCCCGAGAACGAGCCCGCGCAAAGCCCCGCTCCCGAGCTGTCCCCTCCTCCGCTCGTCCCCGCGCCGCAGGACGTCCCGTACGCGAATCCGCGGAGCCTCGAGGAGGCCGCCGCTTCCGCGGGGACGGGCACGGACATGGCGGCCCAGGCCCTGTCGGGACAGAAGCCGGCGGACGGCCGGGAGGCCACCGTTCCCCGGGTGGCGGTGGAGTTCATCTCGGGGACGACGGGCGGCATCGCCGGAGGCGCGCTGGGCCTGCTGGTGGGCTACCTGGTGGGCGCGCCCACGGTGGGCTGCGACGAGTGCCAGGTCGTCTCGCTCGTGGGTGGCCTCACGGGCGTGCTCATCGGTGTTCCCGCCGGGACGTGGGTGGGCGGACGGCTGATGGACGGACAGGGCACGTTCCTCGCGACCGCCGGAGGCAGCCTGGTCGGCTGGGGCAGCGCGCTCTTGGGCTCGTTCATCCTGGGCATCGACGAGGACGACAAGGCGCTCTCCGTCCTGCTCTTGCTCATGCCCATCATCGGCGCGACGACGGGCTACGAGATGTCCCATCAGGCCAACCGCGTGGTGACGCCCCCGCCTGCGTCCCGCGCCGACACCGGCGTGCGGCTGTTGCCCGTCGCGGGGATGACCGAGCACGGCGCGCGGCTGGGGTTGATGGGACGCTTCTGA
- a CDS encoding cytochrome c/FTR1 family iron permease — protein sequence MNHVVRAALCLMFVLPLPALAGENGSDERTWHRLVGILQYLEADYPAAIASQSEFELSEQKSFAAEAVDAAQDLGAAAEVFVPRVKAIQARVDQSRDAEGVSRDCGALVEDLVLAGGLARSPRHPPDLKRGEQLYQTNCAACHAADGSANLPIAATMEPLPANFRNAELMGGLTPYKAFNTTSFGVPGTAMPAYPTLTEDERWSLAFYTFTMRLPPCEGTPPRASLERLANTTDDDLVKMFGAENLACLRRKLPEVDEERSLMTARDGVQEAMRQGAAGNAANAKAALLDAYLNGLEPVEPKLSSRDAALVRKLEKGFLAARLAAESGSPKLQDEGRELVSLLDQARRDSGSTSDLMSTLWLTVLILLREGFEATIIVAALLAALKKMKATEHVRVVHAGWVSALVLGAVAYVLGRHLLAGAQREWMEGVAALAAVVMLVYAALWLNARSNMSQFMGELRQKMQGALGKGSLVGLFFIAFTAVLRESFETAIFLQGLALDSPAGVAWGSLVGVVALGFLVLFINRLGFRLPMKTLFNVSTGVLVVTAVMLLGKGLHSLQEVGALPLVPVPFVTVDLLGLYPDLVSLLPQVVLAAVPLVLVALRRKARGESVSGVSAS from the coding sequence ATGAATCATGTGGTCCGAGCCGCCCTGTGCCTGATGTTCGTGTTGCCCTTGCCGGCCCTGGCTGGCGAGAACGGCTCGGATGAGCGGACCTGGCATCGCCTGGTGGGCATCCTCCAGTACCTGGAGGCGGACTATCCGGCCGCCATCGCGTCCCAGTCCGAGTTCGAGCTGTCGGAGCAGAAGAGCTTCGCGGCGGAGGCCGTGGACGCGGCGCAGGACCTGGGAGCCGCGGCGGAGGTCTTCGTTCCCCGGGTGAAGGCCATCCAGGCGCGAGTGGACCAGTCTCGCGACGCGGAGGGCGTCAGCCGGGACTGCGGCGCGCTGGTGGAGGACCTGGTGCTGGCGGGGGGCCTTGCGCGCAGCCCGCGTCACCCGCCCGACCTGAAGCGCGGCGAACAGCTCTACCAGACCAACTGCGCGGCCTGCCACGCCGCGGACGGCAGCGCCAACCTGCCCATCGCCGCCACCATGGAGCCCCTGCCCGCGAACTTCCGGAACGCGGAGCTGATGGGCGGCCTCACGCCCTACAAGGCCTTCAACACCACCAGCTTCGGCGTACCTGGCACGGCCATGCCGGCCTACCCCACACTGACCGAGGACGAGCGCTGGTCGCTGGCCTTCTACACCTTCACCATGCGGCTGCCGCCGTGCGAGGGCACTCCGCCGCGCGCGTCGCTGGAGCGGCTGGCGAACACCACCGACGACGACCTGGTGAAGATGTTCGGCGCGGAGAACCTCGCGTGCCTGCGCCGCAAGCTGCCCGAGGTCGACGAGGAGCGCTCGCTGATGACCGCGCGCGACGGCGTGCAGGAGGCCATGCGGCAGGGCGCCGCGGGCAACGCGGCGAACGCCAAGGCGGCGCTGCTGGATGCCTACCTCAACGGCCTGGAGCCGGTGGAGCCCAAGCTCAGCTCGCGTGACGCGGCGCTGGTGCGCAAGCTGGAGAAGGGCTTCCTCGCGGCGCGGCTCGCGGCGGAGAGCGGCAGCCCGAAGTTGCAGGACGAGGGCCGGGAGCTGGTGTCCCTGTTGGACCAGGCGCGCCGGGACAGCGGCAGCACGTCCGACCTGATGTCCACGCTGTGGCTCACCGTGCTCATCCTGCTGCGCGAGGGCTTCGAGGCCACCATCATCGTCGCGGCGCTGCTGGCGGCGCTCAAGAAGATGAAGGCCACCGAACACGTGCGCGTGGTGCACGCCGGCTGGGTCTCCGCGCTGGTGCTGGGCGCCGTGGCCTACGTGCTGGGCCGGCACCTGCTCGCCGGCGCGCAGCGCGAGTGGATGGAGGGCGTGGCCGCGTTGGCCGCGGTGGTCATGCTGGTGTACGCCGCGCTGTGGCTCAACGCACGCTCCAACATGAGCCAGTTCATGGGAGAGCTGCGCCAGAAGATGCAGGGCGCGCTGGGCAAGGGCAGCCTGGTGGGCCTGTTCTTCATCGCCTTCACCGCCGTGCTGCGCGAGAGCTTCGAGACCGCCATCTTCCTCCAGGGCCTCGCGCTGGACTCTCCGGCGGGCGTGGCGTGGGGCTCGCTGGTGGGCGTCGTGGCGCTCGGCTTCCTGGTCCTCTTCATCAACCGGCTGGGCTTCCGCCTGCCCATGAAGACGCTCTTCAACGTGTCCACCGGCGTGCTCGTCGTCACCGCGGTGATGCTCCTGGGCAAGGGGCTGCACTCGCTCCAGGAAGTCGGCGCGCTGCCGCTCGTGCCCGTGCCCTTCGTCACGGTGGACCTGCTCGGGCTCTATCCGGACCTCGTGTCGCTGCTACCCCAAGTGGTGCTGGCCGCCGTGCCGCTGGTCCTGGTGGCGCTGCGGCGCAAGGCGCGCGGAGAGTCCGTCTCCGGAGTGTCCGCCAGTTGA
- a CDS encoding dihydrofolate reductase: protein MKLSAIVAMASNRVIGTHNQLPWRLPPDLARFKRLTMGHTLIMGRKTYDSIGRPLPGRTTLVVTRQQDFAPPGVTVAHSVEQALQLAQAKGDDEVFIAGGADLYAQTMERIQRLYLTRIAREYPGDVFFPDVDLSGWRLVEEEQHPEGEPPFAFLTYER from the coding sequence ATGAAGCTCTCGGCCATCGTCGCCATGGCGTCCAACCGCGTCATCGGCACCCACAACCAGCTCCCCTGGCGCCTGCCTCCGGACCTGGCGCGCTTCAAGCGCCTCACGATGGGCCACACGCTCATCATGGGCCGCAAGACGTACGACTCCATCGGCCGTCCGCTCCCAGGCCGCACCACCCTGGTCGTCACGCGCCAGCAAGACTTCGCGCCTCCAGGTGTCACGGTGGCCCACTCGGTCGAGCAGGCCCTCCAGCTCGCCCAGGCGAAGGGCGATGACGAGGTCTTCATCGCGGGCGGCGCGGACCTCTACGCGCAGACGATGGAGCGCATCCAGCGCCTGTACCTCACGCGCATCGCCCGGGAGTACCCCGGCGACGTCTTCTTCCCGGACGTGGACCTGTCTGGCTGGCGGCTCGTCGAGGAGGAGCAGCACCCCGAGGGGGAGCCGCCGTTCGCGTTCCTCACCTACGAGCGCTGA
- a CDS encoding thymidylate synthase, with product MQPYLNLLDHVLKHGTKKGDRTGTGTLSVFGAQLRFDLTRGFPLVTTKKLHTKSIFHELLWMLAGDTNVRTLQAQGVTIWDEWANAQGELGPVYGHQWRSWNAPDGQHLDQMKALVEGLKKNPDSRRHIVSAWNVADLPDMKLPPCHVLFQFYVADGRLSCQLYQRSADLFLGLPFNIASYALLTMMVAQVTGLQAHEFIHTLGDAHLYLNHVEQAREQLSREPRPLPRLRLNPDVKDLFAFKYEDITLEAYEPHPAIKAPVAV from the coding sequence ATGCAGCCCTACCTGAACCTGCTCGACCACGTCCTGAAGCACGGGACGAAGAAGGGCGACCGCACCGGCACGGGCACCCTGAGCGTCTTCGGTGCCCAGTTGCGGTTCGACCTGACGCGGGGCTTCCCGCTCGTCACCACGAAGAAGCTGCACACGAAGTCCATCTTCCACGAGCTGCTCTGGATGCTCGCGGGCGACACCAACGTGCGCACGCTCCAGGCCCAGGGCGTCACCATCTGGGACGAGTGGGCCAACGCCCAGGGAGAGCTGGGCCCCGTCTACGGCCACCAGTGGCGCTCGTGGAACGCGCCCGACGGCCAGCACCTCGACCAGATGAAGGCCCTGGTGGAAGGGCTGAAGAAGAACCCGGACTCGCGCCGTCACATCGTCAGCGCGTGGAACGTGGCGGACCTGCCGGACATGAAGCTGCCGCCCTGCCACGTCCTCTTCCAGTTCTACGTGGCCGACGGCCGCCTGTCCTGCCAGCTCTATCAGCGCAGCGCGGACCTGTTCCTCGGCCTGCCGTTCAACATCGCCTCCTACGCGCTCCTGACGATGATGGTCGCGCAGGTGACGGGGCTCCAGGCGCACGAGTTCATCCACACCCTCGGCGACGCGCACCTGTACCTCAACCACGTCGAGCAGGCCCGCGAGCAGCTCTCGCGCGAGCCCCGGCCGCTGCCCCGCCTGCGCCTCAACCCGGACGTGAAGGACCTCTTCGCCTTCAAGTACGAGGACATCACGCTGGAAGCCTACGAGCCCCACCCCGCCATCAAGGCGCCCGTGGCCGTATGA
- a CDS encoding cob(I)yrinic acid a,c-diamide adenosyltransferase, with amino-acid sequence MKIYTKAGDAGETGLFGGGRVAKDDARVDAYGEVDELNAVLGLARASAQLPQELDALLQRLQDQLFTVGAVMATPAGTKASSYLPPLKESWAEDMEHAIDRFEAELPKMTHFILPGGTPASAALHLARTVCRRAERRAVPLLRDGTIPKDVVVFLNRLSDLLFVMARVANHRASVPDVKWIPEKSS; translated from the coding sequence ATGAAGATCTACACGAAGGCTGGCGACGCGGGCGAGACGGGGCTGTTCGGCGGTGGCCGCGTCGCGAAGGACGACGCGCGCGTGGATGCCTACGGCGAGGTCGACGAGCTCAACGCGGTGCTCGGACTCGCGCGTGCTTCCGCGCAGCTCCCGCAGGAGCTGGACGCGCTGTTGCAGCGCCTCCAGGACCAGCTCTTCACGGTGGGCGCGGTGATGGCGACCCCCGCGGGCACGAAGGCGTCCTCGTACCTGCCGCCGCTCAAGGAGAGCTGGGCGGAGGACATGGAGCACGCCATCGACCGGTTCGAGGCGGAGCTGCCGAAGATGACCCACTTCATCCTGCCCGGAGGCACGCCGGCCTCCGCCGCGCTGCATCTGGCTCGCACCGTGTGTCGCCGCGCCGAGCGCCGCGCCGTCCCGCTGCTGCGCGACGGGACGATTCCCAAGGACGTGGTGGTTTTCTTGAACAGGCTCTCCGACCTGCTCTTCGTCATGGCCCGGGTGGCCAACCACCGCGCCAGTGTCCCGGACGTGAAGTGGATTCCCGAGAAGTCGTCCTAG
- the queG gene encoding tRNA epoxyqueuosine(34) reductase QueG, which yields MLPTAHLRDLARSVGFDLVGFARAEPIPPKFLMEWLEAGFAADMDWMKERADERLDVTNLLPGAKTVISFVNNYWRDDDESVGSPIARYARGRDYHSTLRDRMKAFRKAITVMFPGLGSYGSVDSGPLMEKVWAARAGLGYVGKNGCFITEPYGSWVLLATLIIDAEVDAYAAGPTADRCGACRRCLMSCPTGALVGNGQVDARACLSYQTIENREQQVPEAFRLKFDNLIFGCDICQQVCPLNRKPVFAEHPRFAPRAVAELGTLELAGLTLTQYEQLIPGTALARARYDGLRRNAVYALGVARQAESRSLLEKLSGDSSELVRTAAQWALRQLDP from the coding sequence GTGTTGCCCACCGCGCATCTTCGTGACCTGGCTCGGTCTGTCGGCTTCGACCTGGTGGGGTTCGCGCGAGCGGAGCCCATTCCTCCCAAGTTCCTCATGGAGTGGCTGGAGGCGGGCTTCGCCGCGGACATGGATTGGATGAAGGAGCGGGCGGACGAGCGCCTGGATGTGACGAACCTGCTCCCCGGCGCGAAGACGGTCATCTCCTTCGTGAACAACTATTGGCGCGACGACGACGAGTCGGTGGGCTCGCCCATCGCCCGGTATGCGCGGGGGCGCGACTACCACTCCACGCTGCGCGACCGGATGAAGGCGTTCCGCAAGGCCATCACCGTGATGTTCCCGGGGCTGGGCTCGTATGGGAGCGTGGACAGCGGCCCGTTGATGGAGAAGGTGTGGGCGGCGCGCGCCGGCCTGGGCTACGTGGGGAAGAATGGCTGCTTCATCACGGAGCCGTATGGCTCGTGGGTGTTGCTGGCCACGCTCATCATCGACGCGGAGGTGGATGCCTACGCTGCGGGGCCCACGGCGGACCGGTGTGGCGCGTGCCGGCGCTGCTTGATGTCATGTCCCACGGGCGCGCTGGTGGGCAACGGCCAGGTGGATGCGCGGGCGTGTCTGTCCTACCAGACCATCGAGAACCGCGAGCAGCAGGTCCCCGAGGCCTTCCGGCTCAAGTTCGACAACCTCATCTTCGGGTGCGACATCTGCCAGCAGGTGTGTCCACTCAACCGCAAGCCGGTGTTCGCCGAGCACCCCCGCTTCGCGCCTCGTGCGGTGGCGGAGCTGGGGACGCTGGAGCTGGCGGGCCTGACCCTGACTCAGTACGAGCAGCTCATCCCGGGAACGGCCTTGGCGCGCGCACGCTACGATGGGCTTCGCCGCAACGCGGTGTATGCGTTGGGAGTGGCCAGGCAAGCGGAGTCGCGGAGCCTGCTCGAAAAGCTCAGCGGCGATTCGAGTGAATTGGTACGTACCGCGGCGCAATGGGCGCTTCGCCAGCTCGACCCCTGA